CCGCATGTAACAGATTGCCCTGCAAAGTCTAGTAAAGCACCACTTACACCACCGATTCCAGAAGAAATTATATCATTTGATAGATTATTTAAAGTTGCTGCTCCCGGCGCTCTCCCTATTACTCCAAACGGTACCTGTAAATAATTTGCTGCTCCAATTCCTAGCGCTCCTCCACCAGCTCCTGCCATAGCTGATGCTATTATACTAGAGTAATTTAATTGAGCAACGCTTGACCCAGATGCAATTTGGTTAGCAGCGCTTGATACCGCACCGATTATTGCTCCAGCAGCAATTCCCGCACCCATTGTAGTACCAGAAACTGCGCCAGCACCTGCCCCAATAGCAGCACCTTGCCATGTACCGCTAACAGCATAGCCAGACGCACCTCCAATTAAGGCACCTATTACGGCTCCAGCAAATTTTCCATCGGGATCAATAAAATTCACAGGGTCGTTAAAAGTATATCCCATCAAGTTCGTATCGCCGCCGCTGAATCTAATTGGATCCTTACTTGTCCATCTTCCTATTTCTGGATCATACGTTCTCGCGCCGAACTTCACTAGTCTTGTGTCTTCGTCGTAGATTCCGCCGGCGAAGCCGAAGGGTTGGTAGCCGGGGTTTGTGTCGGTGATTACTCTTCCGAATTCATCGTGTTCCATTTTTTGCATCACTGTTCCGTCGGATTCTCGCAGGACTAATCTCACTGATCCTAGGTGATCTGTGACAATTCGGTATTTCACGTTCGCATTGTCTACAAAATAATCTGGAGAGTGAGCTTTGCTTGCATATACGAATCTCTTTGTGACTATGCCTGATGTATTGATTTCTCCAATCAATCTATTATTCACGTCGTAAGCAAATCTTTTTTGCAAGACGCTATTCACTTTTCTTCCAATTCTTCTACCGAGAGCATCCATCTCGTAATTGATTGTCTTTGTCGGAGTCACAGCGCCCGTCATATTCCCGTATACATCATAACTGTATGACGTTGTTGCGATTCCAGTTCTGGATAACATTTCGCCATTCGCATTGTATGTGTAAGTTAAACTTTTGTACGCCAGCAATCTATCCTGATCATCATAGACTGCTGTGATGGGCGATCCATCAGCTCCGCCATTTCTGTTGGAGTTTTCATCATAACTGTATGTAGAGGCTACGATACCGTTCTTCTTTGTAAGCTCAAGCCTTCCGGTATTGTCGTACTCATATTCAAAAACCGTAGTCACTCCATCTAGAGTTTCTGTTTTCTTTGTGATTCTACCAAGTAAATCTCTTTCAAATGAGAGGCTGTAGACTGCATTAGAATTTCTATTGAGACTGTATGCAGAAAGCTCTCCGTATGTTGGATCGTATGTTCTCTCATCATTAATACTTCCAAGTGTTGTCGTAGACAATTGGCCATTTGGAGCACTGTAAGTTAAAGACAAATCTCCGGCTTGCGATAGATACTCATCGTTATCGTAGGTGTAGTTGATATTGATGGAGTTTGATGCGCTTAAGTACTCAGCGTTGAGTTGTGAGTTTTGTGATGTTCCTAGAGAGAAATTATAAATGGTGCTTGTCGGAGAAATTCTAACACTTTGTCCTGACAAAACTCCACCACTGTAACTCAACTCCACTCTAGAATTATCTGGAGCAATTACTTTTGTTGGTAAACTTATGTTATTTGAAAGTTGCCCATACTCGTAAGTATATACACCATTCGGAGCAGTGACACTCTCAAGCCGTCCAGAAGATGCACCATAATTATAATCGAGAGCTTGCCCATCAGGTCTTGTCACCGAAGTTAATTGATTATCGATATTATAACCATACAATGTGCTCACCTGAGGAATTGATGAAAGCACTGGAGGATTGTAATGAGAGACTTTTTCATTAGCACCGATTGTCATAGTGTGAGCGGGTCTTGATGGCGGCGTGATTGATGTTAAATTCCTATTGCCATCATAGGTGTAGTTGATCTCTCTTAAATCCGGCAGTCTGATTTTGATAAGTCTTTCGGTGGCATCATAGACGTAATTTGTAGATTGATTGAGAGCGTTTGTTACGGTCTTTAGAACCTTCGTAATCATGTTGTAAGTGAAAGTTGTCGTACGAGTGCCTTGAGTGATTTGCGTGAGCTTTTCGTCTGTATAAGTCATCTCGACAGGATTGAGATTTCCCTGCCTGATGCTGATAGGACGTTGATAATCGTCGATTACTGATTCTGTTGTTTTGCCGAGTTGTGTTGTTGTTACCGTGGTTTTGGTTGAGCCTGTGTATACTGATGTTACAGGAAATTGAGACTGGTATCCTACGGTTTGAGTTCTCGTCCATGTATTGATTGAGAATGGATCGCTAGGATTAGTGAGAGTAATGTTGTTATTGAAATTTTTTACTCTTTGACCCAACATTTGCTCAACTGTACTAGACACATGGTTTGAAGTACCACCAAATCTTGTGTTGTTGATCGTATAGTTTACCAATTGGCTTGATCCATTATGTGAGTATTTCTGAGATGTATTGCCAGAATATTCTGACAAATATTTTGATCCGTCGGCTCTTAATTCTTCTTGCTTAGAGTAATTATCATAGCTATCGACAGACATAAGATCTTGGCGATTCATCCCTGTTGCTGACGACACAACAAAAGACCCATTTGGATTAGATGTCTTTGCTAGATTTATTTGCCTTCCACCAGAGTGAGCATCATTAGTAAGGTTTCCGTAATTATCATATGTAAAAGAACTTAAAAAATTCCCAGGTTTTTTGAAACTTGCAAGAAGGCCACCAGCTCCGTAATAAGTCATCGTTTGGACCTGGAACTTTGGATCTCTGACCGTTGCGAGATAGCCATCAGAGTTCAAAGTTACGTTCGTGACTCTACCATTTGGTGATACTATAAAACTAAATTTATCGAAAGTTCTATGGAAGGTTGTGGTTCTTTGGAATGGCTCTACAATGTAAGCCAGACGTTCTTGAGAATCATAGTAGAAAGAATAAAGATTCTGTCCTGTAAGACCAAGTTTTATTTCAACGATTTTTCCTGTAGAATCAAAGATATAAACTCTTGATCCGTCTTCTTCTGCGACTCGATAAAAATTTCCAGGAAGAGTTTCTGCCGTTACAGATCGCTCGGTTCCATTGGGTTTATAAAGAGTTTTCGAACTTGCATCGTAAAAATACCAAATTGACGGAACCCAAGCTCCAAGACCCAGTTTTTTGTTTTTGAGAGAGCCTATGTGTAATTCTGTGGTTGTATCATATGAAAAATCAGATCCAACTTCTGTAACTACTGTCTTATAGGGCACAGTAGTCCAAACCTCATTCCCAAAGCTGCTTAGACCATTAGTGAGATAAGTTGCAACTTGATTTAACCCTGTACCATACGTAGAAGTATGGATGACACTATTTTGATCATTCATTATCTTTAGCGTATAACCAGTTACACTAGAATGGATTTGTGAGCGAGTAATTGGAACTTTTATTTTATAATCTTCTAATCTACCAGGTACTCTATTTGAAAAATAATTTAACTTGAATGAAGATCCAACAATATTAATTTCTTCTCCTAAGGTTTCACTACCTACCTGAATAATTGAACCACATTTATTTACAGGCTGCTGAATAGCCGGTGCACTTTTAGTAGAAGTAAAATTTGCTCCACATCCGCTTGTTACAGCTACCCCTAGAGCATGTGTTACAGTCGAACTACCACAATATATAGCTGCTCTGCTATTTGAATTACATACACCTGCTTGAACATGATTTGAAACAATAAAACTAAAAGAAAATACAATTGCCCATTTAAGCATCAATAACTCCTTAATCAAAAATATGAATCCGTTTATTTAACGGACAAAGCTTACTTTTATTGAATTTATAAAAATTAAAATAAACAAATTTAGTTGAAAGTCGTGAGAAATATCTTTAACGCAAGACGAACATGATGCATTTATTGTTTAAATAGTAAACACATCAAAATAATTATGTATTTTTTGATAAATTTAGCTTTAGTTTTACTCTTTAATATTAAGTTCTTTTTTTAATTCTTCGAGGCGAGTTTTTGCGCGACTTATATGAGGACTATCTGGATTGTTTTCTATAAATGATTTGAGCGTAGTATAGCCTAGAGTTGCTCTACCGACTCGGGACCATAACCTTGATGCAAGAGTGGGAAGAAAGTCAGGACCTCCATTCTTATAAGCTGCCATAAGTAGGTCTGCTGCCCGTCCTGGCTTCTGTAATTCCATGAGATAGTGATAAGACGCTCGATAATTTAAGATCCAATTATTGGGGAATTGCTCTAGGCCTTTATCATAAATAATTTTAGCACCTTCTCTATCGTCAACAACTACACTTAAAACTGTTGCCCCAACTTCATATACCGCTTCAAATCTTGGTGAAATATCCGTAATAAAATCCATCATCTGAAAAACCCATCCCTTGTGACAGCGCGATGGTTTTAATTTAGCAGATAACGCCTCATCAACTCCGATTCCAGGATTATAAGATCGCTCCATATTTTCATTTTCACAATAATCCATATTCTGAATAGTATTAAGCCAAAAAGTATCTGCCATAGTATTCTTATGACCAAAATGAAAACTCTGTACTATTTTTATTGGATATATTTTAAATCCAGCTTTTCGTTCTACCTGAAATCCATTACCAATAATAATAAAGATTATTCCTAAAAATATAAGAAAAGCGCCTCTCATATTTTTATTATGATCTTTTTATAAAGTTAATGTCAAAGAAAGGTACTTAAAAAATAAAAAGCCCATCTATGAGAAGATGGGCTTTTTATTTATTTCATATCTTAAAGATATTAGATACCAGAAGTATCGTTTAATAATTGTTTGTTTTGAGTAATAGACCAAGTATCTACTGCTTGACCACCAATGTCCGCCGAAGCACATGTTGTGTAAGAACTCGTTGCACCAGCTGTGCTTGAGTTAGCAGCAGCACATCCAACAGGAGCAGCCACAAATGTAGCATTTTCAAACCAGCCACCAGTTGTATCGTTACCTGTTTCAAGAGGTTTATTACCAAATCCGTTAACACCACCGCAAGCAGCTATTGCAACGTTGGTTGTAATACAAGCATCTGCATTTGGAACGTTGTTAAAGTTAACTAACTGAGCTCCTTGATATACAGCTAATGCATTATCTGCAGCTGTTATTCTATAAGTTAATCTACCAGTTGGTCTAAATCCGATGGCAACGAAATTTCCTAAATGGCCATTGAACTCTGAAGATGAAGATGAAGATGATTGGTAATAAGCGCCCAAAATTGATCTTGCTTCACTCTGTCTCGACTTCCTTTGGAAAGATTGATAGTTCGGGATTGCAATTGCCGCTAAGATACCGATGATCGCGACGACGATCATTAGTTCGATTAGCGAGAAACCACTTTGGTTTGACTTTTTCATGTGACGTTCTCCTTGTTATTTGTTGTTTTTTTGTAAAACAGCCTGAAGCTCTCGTTAATTCAAGAGCTAAAATATTTTTTTCCTTAACAATATCTTAATTCTAGAGACACTATTGGTTTTCCGCAATTGAATTTTAAATGGGTCCTAAGTTGATTCGCACCATATTAAGACCAGACCTTCGTCTGGCTTTTTTATGTTTCATAATGATACAGAATTTATTTAATATTTTCTGTGGCAAAAAAGAACTTGTTCCACATCTAGAGTTTTGATTCCATCAATTTTTTGATTATCCATAGAAATCAAACAAGGTTCAAATGACGGAGTGGTTTTACAAAAATCAATCAAAGATTTCAAAT
This genomic window from Bdellovibrionota bacterium contains:
- a CDS encoding RHS repeat-associated core domain-containing protein produces the protein MLKWAIVFSFSFIVSNHVQAGVCNSNSRAAIYCGSSTVTHALGVAVTSGCGANFTSTKSAPAIQQPVNKCGSIIQVGSETLGEEINIVGSSFKLNYFSNRVPGRLEDYKIKVPITRSQIHSSVTGYTLKIMNDQNSVIHTSTYGTGLNQVATYLTNGLSSFGNEVWTTVPYKTVVTEVGSDFSYDTTTELHIGSLKNKKLGLGAWVPSIWYFYDASSKTLYKPNGTERSVTAETLPGNFYRVAEEDGSRVYIFDSTGKIVEIKLGLTGQNLYSFYYDSQERLAYIVEPFQRTTTFHRTFDKFSFIVSPNGRVTNVTLNSDGYLATVRDPKFQVQTMTYYGAGGLLASFKKPGNFLSSFTYDNYGNLTNDAHSGGRQINLAKTSNPNGSFVVSSATGMNRQDLMSVDSYDNYSKQEELRADGSKYLSEYSGNTSQKYSHNGSSQLVNYTINNTRFGGTSNHVSSTVEQMLGQRVKNFNNNITLTNPSDPFSINTWTRTQTVGYQSQFPVTSVYTGSTKTTVTTTQLGKTTESVIDDYQRPISIRQGNLNPVEMTYTDEKLTQITQGTRTTTFTYNMITKVLKTVTNALNQSTNYVYDATERLIKIRLPDLREINYTYDGNRNLTSITPPSRPAHTMTIGANEKVSHYNPPVLSSIPQVSTLYGYNIDNQLTSVTRPDGQALDYNYGASSGRLESVTAPNGVYTYEYGQLSNNISLPTKVIAPDNSRVELSYSGGVLSGQSVRISPTSTIYNFSLGTSQNSQLNAEYLSASNSININYTYDNDEYLSQAGDLSLTYSAPNGQLSTTTLGSINDERTYDPTYGELSAYSLNRNSNAVYSLSFERDLLGRITKKTETLDGVTTVFEYEYDNTGRLELTKKNGIVASTYSYDENSNRNGGADGSPITAVYDDQDRLLAYKSLTYTYNANGEMLSRTGIATTSYSYDVYGNMTGAVTPTKTINYEMDALGRRIGRKVNSVLQKRFAYDVNNRLIGEINTSGIVTKRFVYASKAHSPDYFVDNANVKYRIVTDHLGSVRLVLRESDGTVMQKMEHDEFGRVITDTNPGYQPFGFAGGIYDEDTRLVKFGARTYDPEIGRWTSKDPIRFSGGDTNLMGYTFNDPVNFIDPDGKFAGAVIGALIGGASGYAVSGTWQGAAIGAGAGAVSGTTMGAGIAAGAIIGAVSSAANQIASGSSVAQLNYSSIIASAMAGAGGGALGIGAANYLQVPFGVIGRAPGAATLNNLSNDIISSGIGGVSGALLDFAGQSVTCGGQ
- a CDS encoding prepilin-type N-terminal cleavage/methylation domain-containing protein, encoding MKKSNQSGFSLIELMIVVAIIGILAAIAIPNYQSFQRKSRQSEARSILGAYYQSSSSSSSEFNGHLGNFVAIGFRPTGRLTYRITAADNALAVYQGAQLVNFNNVPNADACITTNVAIAACGGVNGFGNKPLETGNDTTGGWFENATFVAAPVGCAAANSSTAGATSSYTTCASADIGGQAVDTWSITQNKQLLNDTSGI